The nucleotide sequence CTCACTACACGTCTTCCAACTCAATATCATTCCTGCTTTGGGTTTCAATTATGAATCAAATTGAAACTTAACAATCGATTATGACTAAGTTTGATTGATTAAATAAAAATTTAACATATATTTTACACTCCAACAACAGGACAGGAACGCTTTATGACTTCAAGAATCGCGAGAAAACAGGCTTTGTGGATATCCCCCATGGGTGCATTGGCAATTGCTCTGTCATTAGTGAGTGTGGCTGATGCAGCGGACACGACTCAAATACCAGATAAACCCACGTCGCCAATTAATTTGCTCGACAATGAAACCTATGATTTTGGTGGAAGAACTATTGACGGTGGCAACATTTCCGATAATGGCTTGTTTCGCTGCTTTAACCGGCGTGGCGTAACGATAAAAAACGTCACTGTAACTAACAGTCCCCGTTATGCCCTGCTCGCTAGAGGCTGCAGCAGTGTCACTATTGAGAATTTTAAGATGAAGAATATGGGGAGCAGCGTAGGTGGCATCAGATTCGATAAAGGCACAGAAAATAAGACCGTGACCTTGAACAGTATTGAAGCTGATAATGTTGGCGGGCATGCTGTAGAACTATGGGATACTAATGGTTTCACGATTGGTACGGTTAAAGCAAACAATACCGATGGCTGCGGATTACTTCTCAACCGAAGTCGAAACGGAACTGTGTCTAGGGTAGAAGGCGATGGAAACGATCAATATGGTGGTTATGCTACCTTCAGAGTCGCGAATAATAATGGCGGTAACATTCAAGTTGGTACAGTCAAATCGCGCAATTCAGGCCGGGGGTTCTTTAGTGTTAGTGGTTCCCACGGTACCACGGTTAACTATGTCGATATCGCCTCTAGTAACAAAGAAGGTATTTACATCCAAGACTCGTCTAACACGGTCGTAAGTAGTGGAAAGGTACGAGGAACCCCTAACTGCAGAATAAGGGGGGGCTCTGGCAACAGCATTAACGCAGATTGTGGTGGCAATATTGCAAACTGATCTAGGAAGCCTCAGAATTTCTACCTAATGTTCTTTAAAGAGGTATCCTGAGGCCATTTCCCCCTCTAGAAGAGTGAAGATAACGAGCGCATGTTCATACTTCTACACTACAAATTTAGGTCACAAAATGAACTAAAATGAGTACCACGGGGTATGAACAACCATGTGCACGATGCTATACTTAAGTCGAATTGAGTTTAATGGATCCTTCATGCGTTTTGTAATAGCTTTCTGCGTTGTTTTTGTTGCTGTTTCACTGTTTGTGTCACTTCAGTGCACTGCCAAAGCACGCGCACAACAAACATCAGTAGCCACCTCCCCTTTTCTTATGGAGAGGGTGAAGAATAACGATTGGATGCTTATTGACGTTCGTTCTCCAAAGGCCTTTGCAAACGGCCATATTCCAGGCGCAATCAACATGCCTCACGAGCGCATCAACGATTACCTAAGCGAACTGGAGCAACACAAAGGTAAACCCATTATCATCTATTGTCAGTCAGGCCAAAAAGCACATATTGCTATGAAGATGCTCGAAGAAATGGATTTTAGTGAGGTGATGCATTTTGAGGGCGACATGTTGGGCTGGAATGAAATAGGCGCAACGATAGATAGAATGTAAAGCCACTCTATGTGGCGATCCATTCTCTGTGATACACTTTTTTGATTCAGCCTAAAGTACCTTCCCTATGAAAATAGATATCGCAACACCAGCCATGTTGTTTCCGGCAATATCATTACTGTTGTTGGCGTACACCAATCGCTTTCTCACACTCGCCACCATTATTAGAAACTTTTCTAAAGAAGAAGCTGATGACAACACTCAAGCGCAAATTAAAAATCTTCGTTTACGAATACAGCTGATTAAGCGCATGCAGATAGCGGGTGTAGGAAGCTTTTTCTTGTGTGTAGTCTCTATGCTCGCTATTTACCTCACCTACCAGCAAGTTGGAAATTGGGTATTTGCAGCGAGTCTTGTGTCCTTATTGTATTCGTTATGGATGTCGGTAAGAGAAATTCTCATTTCCGTAGAAGCACTGGACGTTCATCTAGACGGTATTAAGAACGCACCTACTATGAAATCTCGAAAATAAATACTATTGCCTCAAAACAAAAATATAGGTTAGGTTAATCATTCCACACAAAAACGGAGCCTAACCATGTCCTACATAGACGGTTTTGTCGTAGCGGTACCCACTGAAAATAAACAAGCCTACCTTGAACACGCTAAGTTGGCAGGCAGTATCTTTAAAGAATACGGCGCACTTCAAATCATAGAAGCTTGGGGCGACGATGTACCAAGTGGAGAGATAACCTCCTTCCCCCTTGCAGTGAAGGCAAAAGATGATGAAACCGTTGTATTCTCCATTGCAATATGGCCCTCTAAAGAGGTGAGGGACTCTGGTTGGCAGAAAATTATGGATGACCCCAGAATGCAAGAGGGAGAAAACCCCATGCCATTCGACGGTAAACGATTAATTTATGGCGGCTTTGAGCCTTTGCTGACACTTTAGCGCTAGGCAAAAAAAACCGCTGAAAACATCAGCGGTTTTAGATAGTGCGATTTAACGTTTACGCTAGGGTAATACGCGCAAACTTGCGTTTACCCACCTGATACACGTTTTCACCTTTCTCAGCAATAACTAAACGGGTATCTTCTACTTTGTCGCCGTTAATTTTAACGGCACCTTGCTTAATCATGCGCATGGCATCTGACGTAGAACCCACTAGCTTAGCTTCTTTCAAAAGGTTACCAATAGCGATGCCTTCGTCACCTAACGCAATCTCTATTTCTGGCATATCATCGGGGATTGCATTTTTCTGGAAGCGCTGGATAAAGTCTTGATGCGCGCCTTCAGCAGCAGCTTCATCGTGGAAACGAGCAATAATTTCTTTCGCCAACAAAATTTTGATGTCTCGTGGGTTTTCACCTTGTTCCACACGCGTTTTAAGCTCAGCAATTTCTTCAAGCGGACGGAAGCTTAGCAAATCGTAGTAACGCCACATTAAATCATCGGAAATAGACATCACTTTACCAAACATCTCATTCGGTGCGTCTGTGATACCGATGTAGTTATTCAGTGATTTAGACATTTTCTGAACGCCATCTAGGCCTTCAAGGAGCGGTACCATCACAATAGATTGTTGGGTAATGCCTTGCTCTTTTTGAAGCTCACGTCCCATTAGCAGGTTAAATCGTTGATCAGTACCACCAAGTTCAACATCAGATTTCAGAGCCACTGAGTCCCACCCTTGCACTAGTGGGTAGAGAAACTCATGGATAGCAATAGGTTGGCCATTGTTGTAACGCTTTTTAAAGTCATCACGCTCAAGCATTCTCGCCACGGTTTGGCTAGCGGCCAACTTAATCATGCCAGCAGCACCTAACTCGTCCATCCACTCAGAGTTAAACCGAATCTCAGTTTTCTCTTTATCGAGGATTTTGAACACCTGATCTTGATAAGTTTTTGCGTTTTCTAATACCTGATCTTTACTTAGGGGCTTGCGTGTGACATTTTTACCTGTAGGATCGCCGATAAGACCAGTAAAGTCACCAATAAGAAAAACAACCTTGTGACCAAGTTGCTGGAATGTACGCAACTTGTTGATCAGAACAGTGTGACCAAGATGCAGATCAGGCGCAGTTGGATCAAAACCCGCTTTAATAGTTAAGGTTTTGCCGGATTTTAGTTTTTCGATTAAATCCTCTTCGGGGAGTATTTCATCTACACCCCGTTTAATCTCAGCTAGCGCTGTTTGCCAATCTTTCATTAGTTATTCACACTCTTTGATAACATTAATATAATTTTGGCCGCATTTTACGCGTACAACGGAACCATTGAAAGGTTTGCGCGTCAAAAAACGAATTACAAACTGTCATGTTGTTAAACCCAACAGCTTTACGGGCAACGCTGCGCATTGAATTGTCCTGATTTGAATGAATCAATCGCGAAGATAAGAGCTTTTGGGTGTAACAATTTGCGCTAACAATATAATGAGAAAAGTCACATTAATAGTGACGTATGTGAAACCGTGTAGTACACATAAAAATTCTCAGGTGGGCAGTAGTATGAGAAAGAAATTAGACGCCTCAAAGGCGCTGAATCTATTTAAAAAATTACCCAAGCAGCATAGAACAGGCATCGCCGTAGCGAGCTTATTTCTAGGCACGCTGATTCTTTTACCGTCAGAATCGGTAGAAGCCAGTCGTCATCAAGAAGCCTATATTCTTGATGCGGGTGTTCGCTATCCAGTAGAGCTTCATATCACCCCCTCTACCGATGTATTAACCGGTGAAGAAGAGTCTAGCTGGCAAACGTACAAAGTGAGAAGTGGCGACACCTTAGCTAAGCTTTTCAAACGTGCAGGCTTTACTTCTCGTGACGTGTATAACGTGACTCAAGCTGGCGAATTGACGAAAACTCTCGTGACCTTGTTGCCTGGTGATGAACTTTCCTTCAAAACGAATAAAGAAGGCGGGTTTGGCGAGTTAAAGTATAAGCTGTCTTCAACAGAGACCTTGTTTGTACGTCCAGACTCGTCAAAGGACAATGCGCCTTTGGTGGCTGAACTTGAAAAGCGAGATGTAGATATTCGATACAATTTTGCCCAAGGTGAAATTCACTCAAGTTTTTGGAACGCTGCCGTAACAGCCGGACTTACCAGCAACCAAATTATGAATCTTGCGGGTATATTCGGTTGGGATATCGACTTTGCCATGGAAATTCGTTCTGGCGATACCTTCAATGTGGTATTCGAAGAACAATACATTGATGGTGAGTTTGTCGGTTACGGCGATATCGTGGCCGCTGAATTTACCAACCAAGGTGAGCTTTTTAGTGCCATTTTGCATGAAGACGGCACCTACTATACCCCGGAAGGACGCAGTATGCGTAAGAGTTTCTTACGCGCACCGGTAAACTTCAGGTATGTGAGTTCTAACTTTACTAAAGCGCGTTTCCATCCAGTGCAAAAACGCTGGAAGGCACACCGTGGCACCGATTACGTTGCGGCAGTCGGCACGCCGGTTATGGCTGCCGGTGATGGTAAAGTCATTAAATCAGGCTACGATAAATACAATGGTCACCATGTGTTTGTTCAGCATGGGGAAAAGTACACCACCAAGTACCTGCATTTTAAGAAACGTGCGGTAAAAGTGGGCGACACGGTTAAGCAAGGGCAAACGGTTGGGTATTTGGGTAGCACGGGTATGGTGACTGGCGCGCACTTACACTATGAATTCTTAGTGGATGGTGTACACAGAAACCCGCGTACGGTGGAATTGCCCAAAGCGCAGCCTATTGCTAAAGAAGAGCGTGCAAGATTTATGGAAATTGTCGACGTTCGCCAACAGCAACTTAACAACAACAAGCGCATTATGCTTGCGATGAAGTAACCTTTGAATGGCTAAGTTCATTGGCCTTATGTCAGGTACCAGCATGGACGGCGTAGACGCCGTCCTTTGCGAAATATCTGAGCATGAATGTACAACGCTAGGCGCCTATTCTCTTCCCTACCCTGAGTCACTACTGCGTGCCCTACACGCCCTTTGCGTGCCCTCAACGGACGAAGTCAACACCCTTGCCATTGCCGATAGATGGGTAGCGGAAGTCTTTGCTCAGGCGGCTTTAGGACTTCTGAATAAGTATCAGGTTTCTGCAAAGACGATTTGCGCCATTGGTTCTCATGGCCAGACCCTTCGCCATTATCCAAATAGAGACATTCAATCGGCAGTATTTAAGCCGCAAGACATGCGTGGGTTCACTTGCCAAATTGGCGATCCAAGCACCATTGCTGCACTGACGAATATTAACGTGGTGGCCGACTTTCGCCGCAAAGATATTGCCCTTGGCGGGCAGGGTGCGCCTCTAGTGCCCGCCTACCATGCTGCGGTATTTTCTGACCCTGAAAAGTATCGCGCATTAGTGAATATTGGCGGCATCGCCAATATCACGGTTTTACCTCCCTGCCAGTCAACAAAACCGCCAAAGGGCTTCGATACTGGCCCAGGTAATACCCTCATGGATCATTGGATTAAACGGCACCAAAACCTGCCCTACGATGAGCATGGCAACTGGGCGCGGCAAGGCCAGGTGCATGCTGAGCTGTTAGCACGGCTGTTGGAAGATAAGTATTTTGCACTTTCCCCCCCTAAAAGTACGGGGCGTGAGTATTTTAATCCTGCATGGCTAGCCAACTACTTGTCACAATTTAATGCACCAGCAGACAAACGACAGCATCCCCGTCAGCAAGGAGACGCAAATACGTCCCCTTCCTCTATTCCCCCTCAAGATGTGCAAGCCACTTTGCTTTCACTGACCGCACAAACTATTGCTGATGATGTTGCTCGCGAACTTAACGAGTGTGGCGCCAATGACGAGAAAAGCGACGTCGTCATTTGCGGTGGAGGCGTATTTAATCTCGCCCTTATGCAACAGTTAAAAGACCGGCTTCCAGCCTATAGAGTTGTAACCAGCGAGGCGCTTGGCATACATCCTCAACACGTTGAAGGCGCCGCCTTTGCGTGGCTAGCCTATGCGTATATTCACGATATTCCCGGTAATATTCCCGCTGTCACTGGCGCATCTGCCGCAACGGTACTGGGCGGGTTATACAAATAACTACACAGGTATAGATAAATATACCTTTAGCACAAATAATCATTGTCTGCTTCCCCTTCACTAGGCTAAACTTTATACTAAAGTCGAATCTATCATCACCTTCCAAGCAGATTCGTCACTTCAGATTAAACGCAGTGCAAATAACACAACCTGTTTGACTTGTTTAATAAACGCATGAAAAAGGAGATTTCGCGTTGTCAGGAGAAAAGAAAACCGTTCTGGTTGTAGACGATACCCCGGAAAATATCGACCTACTATCAGCTGTACTTAGCCCTTATTTTAAAGTTAAAGCTGCCATGAACGGTGCCTTAGCGATTAAGATTGCGCAGGGTAAAAACAAACCCGATATTATTCTCCTTGACGTCATGATGCCCGACCTGGACGGCTATGAAGTTTGCCGCCGCCTAAAAAAGGATGTGTCTACCGCCGCAATTCCTGTCATTTTTGTCACCGCAAAAAGTGAAATTGAAGACGAGCAAAAGGGCTTCGATTTAGGCGCTGCCGACTATATCGCCAAACCAATAAGCCCGCCCATCGTCGTGTCGAGAGTTAAAGCTCAGATTGCACTTTACGATCAGGCGCGTCACCTTGAAGCACTTGTTGCACAGCGCACAGAAGACTTGCACCACACGCGTCTTGAGATTATTCGTCGCTTAGGCAAAGCTGCAGAATACAAAGATAACGAAACCGGCATGCACGTTATTCGCATGAGTTACTTCAGCAAATTCCTCGCTGAAAAATTAGATGTGTCTGAAGAATGGATAGACCTTCTTCATAACGCTGCCCCTATGCATGATGTGGGAAAAATAGGTATTCCTGATTCAATTTTGCTAAAGCCAGGCAGGCTTGATCCACAAGAGTGGGAGATCATGCAAAAACATGCGCAGTTCGGATGCGAAATTATCGGCGATAGTGACGAACCCTTGCTAAATATGGCTAGAGAAATCGCGCTTTATCACCATGAAAAATGGGATGGAAGTGGTTACCCTCAGGGTATAAAAGGAGAGGCTATTCCGCTTTCTGCACGAATTGTAGCGATTACCGATGTATTTGATGCGCTAACGAGTGAGCGCCCCTACAAAAAAGCGTGGAGCGAAGAACGCGCAATTGCACTGATAGAATCTGAAGCTGGTAAGCATTTCGACCCTACTCTTGTTCCCCTGTTTTTAGAATGTTTAGAAGAAATTAGGGAAATACAAACACGTTTCGGCGACGAGATATTTGCAGCGCACAAATAAGGTGTTCGTCATGCCCACCGACATTCACGCGAAGAAGAGCCCATGATGCGACATTTCCCCTATCGCGCTGGCAGTGCATATATCGTAAGAGCAATGATAGCCATGCTGCTATTTTGTTGCGCTTTGCTTCCCGTGTATGGTCAACAAAAAATTGAAAGCCTTTCTCTTCACGACGGCCTACTTAACCCCCAGGTTTACGATGTCGCTAAAGACGAGCAAGGCTTTATTTGGTTTGGGACTGCCGACGGTGTAAAGCGTTACGACGGCTACACATTCACCTCGTTTCGACACGATAAAAATACCCCTTCCTCGCTGTCAAATAACAGTGTTGGCGCCATGCTCATCGACAGCAAAAATAGGTTGTGGATAGGCACCTGGGGAGGGGGACTAAACCTCTATCAACGAAAAACGCAAAACTTTAAGCACTTCTTGCAAGATGAAGAAAACCCGTCGTCATTAGGTGGGAATAAAATCCAAGCTATTTTCGAATCGCGTTCAGGGCAAATTTGGATAGGCACCAATGGTGGGGGCTTAAACCTGTTTAACGACGTCGACAATACCTTTGTTAGATTTGAACATAACCCTAATGATAAAACCTCACTCGGTCACAACCGCGTTTGGAGTATTGCCGAGGATCCTAGCAATAATATCTGGGTTGGCACCTCTGATGGGCTGTATAGAAAATCCCGTTATACCACCCAATTTGAACGTTTTGGTGATACGCCTAATGGCCTAGATCACCCAGAAGTACGAGCGATTTATATTAATAAAAAAGGGTATATGTGGATAGCGACACGCAATAGTTTTGGCCGCTTTTATCCTAAATCTAATCGCTACGCTCCCATTGAGTTCCCTGCTGGAGCCATACCTAGCGTCACTAAAATTACCCCTTACGAAGATGCGCTGCTGCTTTCTACCTTTGCCGGTATTTTTAAATTCAATACCCGCAAAGCCACTTTCGAGCCCGCGGCTGAGAATGGTGATTGGGCATTGTTAGACAACCGCGACGTCCGGCAAGTTATGGTTGAATCCTCCGGTCTGCTGTGGGCGGCCACCCGCTACTCAGGGATAAAAAAAGTGTTTCTAAACCCACCTCGCTTCCAGGGTTGGACAAATATTCTAAGCAACCAAATGTTGTCGGGGTTGTTTTCGCAAATAATTTCTATGGCGCAAAAACCCAATGGAGAAATGTGGCTGGGTACAGGAAGAAGCTTGGTTAATTTCGACGGTATATCTAAATTTACCCCACAGATGTCACAAGAAAATTTAGACAGTTTGAATCGCCTTCGTATTGATAGCATGACCTACGATAACAACGAGGGGCTATACCTAGGCACCGACTTTGGTCTTTATTATTTAGCCACCTCTTCCAGTGATTTAGAAGAAATAGCCTTAGACTGGGCTGGCGGTTTAAACAACACGGTTGAATGGGTGGCGCACGACGCCGAGGGTTGGCTATGGTTGAATTTAGCCAAGTATCGCCATGTAGTGCGCTGGAAACCTAAAACGAACGAAGTGCAGCGTTACCTAGATGAAGTTGATGCGGAGTTCACTTTTATTGACAATCAAAATAACGCTTGGGTGGGCACCCAAGGAGAAGGCTTGTTTCAAATTGACCCATCAACGCAAGGGGTTATCAACTACAACGCCAATGACGATGCTAACACCTTAAGCAGCAACCATATCAATGCGGCTATGCAGGCAATTGACGATACTATTTGGTTCGCGACTAACCGCGGCTTAGAAAAATATACGCCGTCTACAAAGTCATTTGAAACCATCAGTTTAGATATTGATGGCGTAGGGTTCGCGGTACTGTCTTTGGTGCAAGACCGTCAAGGAATGCTGTGGCTAGCCACCTCGAAAGGCATCTATCGGCTAAACCCTAATACTCAGGAATTTCAGTATTTTACCACTAACGACGGTTTACACAGCAATACTTTCCTCCCCCGCTCCGCCTTGTTAGCCTCTGATGGTTTTATTTATTTTGGCAGTATTGATGGGCTTACCGGCTTTAACCCTAATGCCGTTAGTGCCAACGACGCAATTCCCCCGCTCGCCATTACTGGCGTTGAAATAGACGGCGAAGAAGTGTTTCCCGTACCCACGTCTTTGGTACTTCCTAACGACTATAAACAATTAACCATAACGTTTGCAGCTCTCGATTACCATGCGAGTGAAGATAACCAATATCGCACCCGCCTAGTCAACTACTATGATACGTGGAGTGACATAACCGATCGCTACACAGTGTCTTATGCGCGCATGCAACCTGACACTTACCTTTTTGAAGTGATTGGCAGTAATAACCATGGTACCTGGAACCTTAAACCGCAAACCTTAACACTGATTGTACCGCCCTTATGGTATCAAACACTGTGGTTCAAAATA is from Alteromonas australica and encodes:
- a CDS encoding right-handed parallel beta-helix repeat-containing protein produces the protein MTSRIARKQALWISPMGALAIALSLVSVADAADTTQIPDKPTSPINLLDNETYDFGGRTIDGGNISDNGLFRCFNRRGVTIKNVTVTNSPRYALLARGCSSVTIENFKMKNMGSSVGGIRFDKGTENKTVTLNSIEADNVGGHAVELWDTNGFTIGTVKANNTDGCGLLLNRSRNGTVSRVEGDGNDQYGGYATFRVANNNGGNIQVGTVKSRNSGRGFFSVSGSHGTTVNYVDIASSNKEGIYIQDSSNTVVSSGKVRGTPNCRIRGGSGNSINADCGGNIAN
- a CDS encoding rhodanese-like domain-containing protein; amino-acid sequence: MRFVIAFCVVFVAVSLFVSLQCTAKARAQQTSVATSPFLMERVKNNDWMLIDVRSPKAFANGHIPGAINMPHERINDYLSELEQHKGKPIIIYCQSGQKAHIAMKMLEEMDFSEVMHFEGDMLGWNEIGATIDRM
- a CDS encoding DUF2721 domain-containing protein codes for the protein MKIDIATPAMLFPAISLLLLAYTNRFLTLATIIRNFSKEEADDNTQAQIKNLRLRIQLIKRMQIAGVGSFFLCVVSMLAIYLTYQQVGNWVFAASLVSLLYSLWMSVREILISVEALDVHLDGIKNAPTMKSRK
- a CDS encoding DUF1428 domain-containing protein → MSYIDGFVVAVPTENKQAYLEHAKLAGSIFKEYGALQIIEAWGDDVPSGEITSFPLAVKAKDDETVVFSIAIWPSKEVRDSGWQKIMDDPRMQEGENPMPFDGKRLIYGGFEPLLTL
- the tyrS gene encoding tyrosine--tRNA ligase, whose protein sequence is MKDWQTALAEIKRGVDEILPEEDLIEKLKSGKTLTIKAGFDPTAPDLHLGHTVLINKLRTFQQLGHKVVFLIGDFTGLIGDPTGKNVTRKPLSKDQVLENAKTYQDQVFKILDKEKTEIRFNSEWMDELGAAGMIKLAASQTVARMLERDDFKKRYNNGQPIAIHEFLYPLVQGWDSVALKSDVELGGTDQRFNLLMGRELQKEQGITQQSIVMVPLLEGLDGVQKMSKSLNNYIGITDAPNEMFGKVMSISDDLMWRYYDLLSFRPLEEIAELKTRVEQGENPRDIKILLAKEIIARFHDEAAAEGAHQDFIQRFQKNAIPDDMPEIEIALGDEGIAIGNLLKEAKLVGSTSDAMRMIKQGAVKINGDKVEDTRLVIAEKGENVYQVGKRKFARITLA
- a CDS encoding OapA family protein, yielding MRKKLDASKALNLFKKLPKQHRTGIAVASLFLGTLILLPSESVEASRHQEAYILDAGVRYPVELHITPSTDVLTGEEESSWQTYKVRSGDTLAKLFKRAGFTSRDVYNVTQAGELTKTLVTLLPGDELSFKTNKEGGFGELKYKLSSTETLFVRPDSSKDNAPLVAELEKRDVDIRYNFAQGEIHSSFWNAAVTAGLTSNQIMNLAGIFGWDIDFAMEIRSGDTFNVVFEEQYIDGEFVGYGDIVAAEFTNQGELFSAILHEDGTYYTPEGRSMRKSFLRAPVNFRYVSSNFTKARFHPVQKRWKAHRGTDYVAAVGTPVMAAGDGKVIKSGYDKYNGHHVFVQHGEKYTTKYLHFKKRAVKVGDTVKQGQTVGYLGSTGMVTGAHLHYEFLVDGVHRNPRTVELPKAQPIAKEERARFMEIVDVRQQQLNNNKRIMLAMK
- a CDS encoding anhydro-N-acetylmuramic acid kinase, with the protein product MAKFIGLMSGTSMDGVDAVLCEISEHECTTLGAYSLPYPESLLRALHALCVPSTDEVNTLAIADRWVAEVFAQAALGLLNKYQVSAKTICAIGSHGQTLRHYPNRDIQSAVFKPQDMRGFTCQIGDPSTIAALTNINVVADFRRKDIALGGQGAPLVPAYHAAVFSDPEKYRALVNIGGIANITVLPPCQSTKPPKGFDTGPGNTLMDHWIKRHQNLPYDEHGNWARQGQVHAELLARLLEDKYFALSPPKSTGREYFNPAWLANYLSQFNAPADKRQHPRQQGDANTSPSSIPPQDVQATLLSLTAQTIADDVARELNECGANDEKSDVVICGGGVFNLALMQQLKDRLPAYRVVTSEALGIHPQHVEGAAFAWLAYAYIHDIPGNIPAVTGASAATVLGGLYK
- a CDS encoding response regulator, with the translated sequence MSGEKKTVLVVDDTPENIDLLSAVLSPYFKVKAAMNGALAIKIAQGKNKPDIILLDVMMPDLDGYEVCRRLKKDVSTAAIPVIFVTAKSEIEDEQKGFDLGAADYIAKPISPPIVVSRVKAQIALYDQARHLEALVAQRTEDLHHTRLEIIRRLGKAAEYKDNETGMHVIRMSYFSKFLAEKLDVSEEWIDLLHNAAPMHDVGKIGIPDSILLKPGRLDPQEWEIMQKHAQFGCEIIGDSDEPLLNMAREIALYHHEKWDGSGYPQGIKGEAIPLSARIVAITDVFDALTSERPYKKAWSEERAIALIESEAGKHFDPTLVPLFLECLEEIREIQTRFGDEIFAAHK